In Pelmatolapia mariae isolate MD_Pm_ZW unplaced genomic scaffold, Pm_UMD_F_2 NODE_ptg000392l+_length_51772_cov_1, whole genome shotgun sequence, one genomic interval encodes:
- the LOC134623093 gene encoding beta-enolase-like: MSITKIHAREILDSRGNPTVEVDLWTAKGLFRAAVPSGASTGVHEALELRDGDKSRYLGKGTVKAVDHVNKEIAPKLIEKKFSVVEQEKIDKFMLELDGTENKSKFGANAILGVSLAVCKAGAAEKGVPLYRHIADLAGHKDVILPVPAFNVINGGSHAGNKLAMQEFMILPVGASNFHEAMRIGAEVYHNLKNVIKAKYGKDATNVGDEGGFAPNILENNEALELLKTAIEKAGYPDKIIIGMDVAASEFFRNGKYDLDFKSPDDPSRHISGEKLGDLYRSFIKNYPVQSIEDPFDQDDWEHWAKFTSSVDIQIVGDDLTVTNPKRIQQAVDKKACNCLLLKVNQIGSVTESIQACKLAQSSGWGVMVSHRSGETEDTFIADLVVGLCTGQIKTGAPCRSERLAKYNQLMRIEEELGDKAKFAGKAFRHPKIN, from the exons ATGTCTATCACCAAGATCCACGCTCGTGAGATTCTGGACTCCAGGGGAAACCCCACAGTGGAGGTGGACCTGTGGACAGCCAAAG GTCTGTTCAGGGCTGCTGTTCCCAGCGGCGCCTCAACTGGAGTCCATGAGGCTCTGGAGCTTCGTGACGGAGACAAGAGCCGCTACCTGGGCAAAG GTACCGTTAAGGCTGTGGATCATGTCAACAAGGAGATTGCCCCCAAGCTGATTGAGAAG AAATTCAGCGTTGTCGAGCAGGAGAAGATCGACAAGTTCATGCTGGAGTTGGATGGCACTGAAAACAAAT CCAAGTTTGGTGCCAATGCCATCCTGGGTGTGTCGCTGGCTGTCTGTAAAGCTGGAGCAGCAGAGAAAGGAGTTCCCCTCTACCGCCACATTGCTGACCTTGCTGGACACAAAGATGTCATCCTTCCTGTGCCT gcctttaatgtgattaatggtggtagccatgctggaaACAAACTGGCCATGCAGGAGTTCATGATCCTGCCAGTTGGAGCCTCCAACTTCCACGAGGCCATGAGGATTGGAGCTGAG GTCTACCACAACCTGAAGAATGTCATCAAAGCTAAATATGGAAAAGATGCCACCAACGTGGGAGATGAGGGAGGCTTCGCTCCAAACATCCTGGAGAATAATGAGG CTCTGGAGCTGTTGAAGACTGCCATCGAGAAGGCCGGTTACCCTGACAAAATCATCATTGGCATGGATGTGGCCGCCTCAGAGTTCTTCCGCAATGGAAAGTACGACCTGGACTTCAAATCCCCCGATGACCCCTCTAGACACATTTCTGGTGAAAAGCTGGGTGACCTCTACCGCAGCTTTATCAAGAACTACCCTG TCCAGTCCATTGAGGACCCATTTGACCAGGATGACTGGGAGCACTGGGCTAAATTCACTTCTTCTGTAGACATCCAG ATCGTAGGTGATGACCTGACTGTCACCAACCCAAAGAGGATCCAGCAGGCAGTGGACAAGAAGGCCTGCAACTGTCTGCTGCTTAAAGTCAACCAGATTGGCTCTGTCACAGAGTCCATCCAGGC GTGTAAGCTGGCTCAGAGCAGCGGCTGGGGTGTGATGGTTAGCCATCGCTCTGGAGAGACTGAAGACACCTTCATTGCTGACCTGGTGGTTGGACTTTGCACTGGACAG ATTAAGACCGGTGCCCCCTGCAGGTCAGAGCGTCTGGCCAAATACAACCAGCTGATGAG GATTGAGGAGGAGCTTGGAGACAAGGCCAAGTTCGCTGGTAAAGCCTTCCGCCACCCAAAGATCAACTAA